From the genome of Treponema denticola:
ATCTTAAAAGCCTGATTTATTGCATAAAAGTTTGGCTTTATCTCAATTTTAAAAAGGCTTTAGTTATTTTTTAAAAAACCGATATTTTATACAGATGAGAGGTGTATTATGCGTAAAGCTATGATTTCTTTTTGTTTTATTTTTTGTTCTTTTTTTCTGTTTGCAGGCGATATTGCGACCTTTGTTAATTTAGGTTTTTCGGCTGACGGAAGTAAATTTGCTTTCGGACAATACGGATTAACCGATCAAACCTATCGTGCCTATGCAGAAATTTATGGGGTAGATGTAGCAGAAAATAAGTTTTTACCTTCAGGACGCTTTATAACAAGTCCGACATCTGAAACGGCCGATAAAGACAGTAAAAATATATTTTTAAGCCTTTTGGATAGGGCGAACCCTTCTCTTTTAAAATGGAAGATAAGCGATAAAAATGAGGGAAGAGCTATTTATGCCGCTACGGATTCTACAATAAACGAAACCACCTTGATTTTTAAAGACTTTGAAACCAATGACGAGTATAAGGTAATGCTGTACAAGGATAAAAAATCCAATTTAGAAGCTTCCTTTTACATTGAAGTCGAAATCATCAAACCTAACGGCAATAAGATAAAGAAAACAGCCGGTCAAAAAGGTAAAACCAGATCAGGTATACGGGACTATGCAATAAAAAAAGTAATTATCGATAACACAAACACAAGCCTCATCTTTGTAATCGAAAAACATCAATATGATAAACTTGGAAACTCCATCCGTTACATGGTAGAAACTATTAAGCTGTAACTCTCCTCATCAATTGACAGTAATCTTTTAATGTTCTATAATTACCCCCAAGAATAACTTTTGGGGGTATTTTTGAGTATGCACATTGTAGAAGCAAAAAAAATTACGGAAGAAGTTAAGAGGATGGCTATTGAAGCCGCTTATTATCTTCCGCAAGATGTATTGACAAGTTTAAAGATGTCGCGGGAAGCAGAGAAATGGAGCTTAGCCCGTGATACTCTCGATCAGATTATAGAAAACGCCGATATTGCAAAAAATACGAATTCGCCCATGTGCCAAGA
Proteins encoded in this window:
- a CDS encoding DUF2259 domain-containing protein — protein: MRKAMISFCFIFCSFFLFAGDIATFVNLGFSADGSKFAFGQYGLTDQTYRAYAEIYGVDVAENKFLPSGRFITSPTSETADKDSKNIFLSLLDRANPSLLKWKISDKNEGRAIYAATDSTINETTLIFKDFETNDEYKVMLYKDKKSNLEASFYIEVEIIKPNGNKIKKTAGQKGKTRSGIRDYAIKKVIIDNTNTSLIFVIEKHQYDKLGNSIRYMVETIKL